A portion of the Nitrospira sp. genome contains these proteins:
- a CDS encoding peptidase MA family metallohydrolase, producing MYRRNISHLLYKVALIVVLIILYGAWFKPTYLQRPPSQTPDIQKAEANPSPETRPPAEPVEPPPKQTRLIDHSVVPRTKHQDILAAIRDDLEKGDFAAAASKLENLSSSTTNDPGVRPYVAVLWNNVGIEQEKTGGTKESVQTFKRAASLDPKNPVIQLNLAHAYWELRDPAMTMEFLDKLISLAPDEPFPHLAMAELLQERDRLKEAARHLDQATQRAAKDPAVQSYLRTVAAKVRKTDHAEEQLSSRESAHFIVKFDGQADQATWTTVQDILEEAYREIGQRLGHFPSKPVVVVLQTEAAFQGATGSPVWADGLFDPVLGRIQIPSQGALTDRVWLTRVLRHEFAHAVLHDLQGRSGSAIPTWLNEGLAMQLAGEQWSEIQPVKHQEVALIPLTALEGGWGNLPTETASVAYLEASSAVHYMIDRYGLHGVNQLLAHLKARQTLSAAMQSQLSLSYEQFQSRWAERFKGELAKG from the coding sequence ATGTATCGCCGAAACATCTCGCATCTACTCTATAAGGTCGCGCTCATCGTGGTCTTGATCATCCTCTACGGAGCATGGTTCAAGCCCACCTACCTGCAGCGACCGCCCAGCCAAACTCCGGATATACAAAAGGCGGAGGCGAACCCCTCGCCGGAGACCAGGCCTCCTGCCGAGCCGGTCGAACCGCCCCCCAAACAGACGCGGCTCATCGATCACAGCGTGGTTCCCCGAACCAAACATCAGGATATCTTGGCCGCCATCCGCGACGACCTGGAGAAGGGAGATTTCGCCGCAGCCGCGTCGAAGCTGGAGAATCTTTCCTCTTCAACCACCAACGACCCCGGCGTCCGACCGTATGTCGCCGTCCTCTGGAACAACGTCGGAATCGAACAGGAAAAGACCGGTGGTACCAAGGAGTCTGTTCAGACGTTCAAGCGGGCCGCTTCCCTGGACCCCAAAAATCCGGTGATCCAACTGAATCTGGCCCACGCCTATTGGGAGCTGCGGGACCCGGCCATGACGATGGAGTTTCTCGACAAGCTGATCTCCCTGGCACCGGACGAACCGTTTCCCCACCTGGCCATGGCGGAACTCCTCCAGGAACGGGACCGCTTGAAGGAAGCGGCCCGGCACCTCGACCAAGCGACGCAACGCGCCGCAAAAGATCCGGCAGTACAATCCTATCTGCGGACCGTGGCCGCCAAAGTGCGGAAGACGGACCACGCGGAGGAGCAGTTGTCCAGCCGAGAAAGCGCGCACTTCATCGTCAAGTTCGACGGGCAGGCGGATCAGGCCACGTGGACAACGGTGCAGGACATTCTCGAAGAGGCCTACCGGGAGATCGGCCAACGGCTCGGACATTTCCCGTCGAAGCCGGTCGTCGTGGTGCTGCAGACGGAGGCGGCCTTTCAAGGCGCGACCGGCAGTCCGGTATGGGCGGACGGATTGTTCGATCCGGTCTTAGGCCGAATTCAGATCCCCTCTCAAGGAGCCCTGACGGATCGAGTCTGGCTCACCAGGGTGCTCCGGCACGAGTTCGCCCATGCGGTGCTTCACGACTTACAGGGGCGCAGCGGCAGCGCCATTCCCACATGGCTGAACGAAGGACTCGCCATGCAGCTTGCCGGTGAGCAGTGGTCGGAAATTCAACCGGTGAAACACCAGGAGGTCGCCCTTATTCCGTTGACCGCGCTGGAAGGAGGCTGGGGCAATCTGCCGACCGAAACCGCGTCGGTCGCGTACCTGGAGGCAAGCTCCGCCGTCCATTACATGATCGATCGTTACGGCCTGCACGGAGTCAATCAGCTGTTGGCCCATCTCAAGGCCAGACAGACACTCAGCGCGGCCATGCAATCGCAACTGTCCCTGTCCTACGAACAGTTCCAATCACGCTGGGCCGAGCGGTTCAAAGGGGAACTCGCCAAAGGGTAG
- a CDS encoding DUF393 domain-containing protein, with protein MKRSTGNGLAGCTLVYDGHCRFCVAAKNQLERLEVGGPESPLRMVPYDDEEARRLLREAYRPGRPEVAFLVDSRGKITRGLDAFLPFLPALKGGPFLAGFFRLPLVKPFARLLYAIVARHRYRLFGEAQSPRRGSSPHT; from the coding sequence ATGAAGCGATCGACCGGCAACGGATTGGCCGGCTGCACCCTGGTGTATGACGGCCATTGCCGTTTCTGCGTTGCGGCCAAGAATCAACTTGAACGGTTGGAGGTCGGAGGGCCAGAATCGCCCCTTCGGATGGTTCCCTATGACGACGAGGAGGCTAGGCGACTGCTGCGCGAGGCCTATCGGCCTGGACGTCCGGAGGTCGCGTTTCTTGTTGATTCGAGGGGCAAGATCACCAGAGGACTCGATGCCTTCCTGCCGTTCCTTCCCGCTTTGAAGGGTGGGCCTTTCCTGGCCGGATTCTTCCGTCTGCCGCTGGTCAAGCCGTTCGCCCGTCTGCTGTATGCCATTGTCGCCAGGCACCGATACAGACTCTTCGGCGAGGCCCAGTCGCCGCGTCGGGGTTCCTCCCCTCATACCTGA